CCATCATCACCGGCGCTTTGGGCAAAAAGACCGCCATCCGCCAGACGGTGAAGATCGCCGTCCCCCTGTTGGGCTGCGCCCTGGCCATCGCTCCATGCTTCAAGATGCGCTTCTGGAACATCGGCGCCGAGGGCCAGATCACGGCCGGCGCCATCGCCGCCTCCTACTTCGCCCTCTACTGGGTCGGTAAGGTCCCCAGCGCCGTGCTGCTGCTCATCATGGGCGCTGCGGGCGCCGTGGCCGGCGGCATTTGGGCGCTGATCCCCGCCTTCTTCAAGGCCCGCTGGAACACCAACGAGACTCTGTTCACCCTGATGATGAACTACATCATCATCGGCGTGGTCCGCTGGCTGCAGGGCGGCCCGTGGGAGGGTCGTCCCGGCTCTCAGATCATCCCCATGTTCGATCAGTCCGCTTGGCTGCCGGAGGTTTTCGGCGTCCACTGCGGCTGGATCATTGTGCTGGTGCTGGTGGTGGTAATGCACCTCTACATGAACTACACCAAGCACGGCTACGAGATCGCCGTCATCGGTGACTCCCTGAACACCGCCCGCTACGCCGGTATGAACGTGGGCCACGTCATGATGCGTACCATGTTCCTCTCCGGTGCCATCAGCGGTCTGGTGGGCTTCATCGTGGCCTCCGGTGCCAACAACACCCTGTATGACGGCGTGGCCAACGGCGTGGGCTTCACCTCCATCACGGTGGCATGGCTGAGCCAGCTGAACGCCTTCGCCATGATCGTCATCTCCGCCCTGCTGGCCATTTTGGAAAAGGGCGCTGAGACCCTCCAGACCGCCATGCAGGTGCCTACCTCCATCAGCGACATCGTCACCGGCATCCTGCTGTTCTGTATGCTGGGCTGCGAGTTCTTCATCAACTACCGCATGATCTTCCGCCGCAAGCAGGCGGAGGCTCCCGCCGCCCCCGCCGCTGCGGAGTCCGATCAGACCGAGAGTAAGGAGGATGCGTCATGCTGAATACCGTGAATCTGTTCATCGCATTGGTGGTGGCCGCCATCACCTACGGCACGCCTCTGCTGTTCGGTACGCTGGGCGAAGTGCTGACGGAGAAATCCGGCAGCTTGAACCTGGGCGTGGAGGGCATCATGTTCATGGGCGGTGCCATCGGCCTTGGCGGTGTGTTCTACTACGAAAAGGCCGTGGAATCTCCCAGCGCTTTTCTGGCGGTGCTCATCGGTCTGCTGTGTGCCTTCATCGCCGGCGGCATCGCCTCTCTGATCTTCAGCTTCCTGACCATCACCCTCCGGGCCAACCAGAACGTCACCGGTCTGGCGCTGACCATCTTCGGCACCGGCGTGGGCCAGTATATTGGCGAGATCATGCGGATCCGTGAGGGCGGCTTCGTGGCCGTGGGCAACGACCTGAAGGCCGTATTCATCAGCTCCCCCTTCCCTCAGGCCATGCAGGATATCCCCTATGTGGGCAAGATCCTCTTCGGCAACAGCATCTTCTTCTATCTGGGGGTGGTGCTGGCCATCGTCATGCACCTGTTCCTCAACAAGAGCCGCACCGGCCTGCAGCTGCGCTCCGTGGGCGAGTCCCCGGCTACTGCCGATGCCGCCGGCATCAACGTCAGCCGCTATCGCTATCTGGGCGCCATCATCGGCGGCGGCATCTCTGCTGTGGGCGGCATGGTGTACATCACCACCATCGCCGGCTGCGTATGGAACCACGAGGGGCTGTCCGGCGTGGGCTGGCTGGCCGTGGCGCTGGTTATCTTCTGCCTGTGGCGTCCTCTGTCCGCCATTTGGGGCTCCGTGCTGTTCGGCGCTCTGATGATCCTGTACCTGCGTCTGACGATTCCCTTCATCCCCACGCAGCTGTATAAGATCCTGCCCTACGTGGTGACGCTGGTGGTGCTGATCATCGTGTCCCTGCGGAAAAAGCGGGAGGATCAGCCCCCCACCTCTCTGGGCCTGAACTACTTCCGGGAAGACCGGTAAACCGACCGAATATCCCCCGATCCTTCGGGGGATATTCTTCTGAAAGGAGTAATGATCTATGGCAAGCCTGCTGATCCGCAGCATCCGCTATCTGGTGACCTGCGACGATAAGGACCAACTGCTGGAGGACGTGGACCTCTACTGCGAGGACGGCTTCATCCGTCAGATCGGCCCCCATCTGGACATCACCGCCGACCGAACCATCGACGCCAGCCATATGCTGTGCTATCCCGGTCTGGTGAACACCCACCACCACCTGTATCAGGTGTTCTCCCGCAACCTCCCGCAGGTGCAGAATATGGAGCTGTTCGACTGGCTCAAGACCCTCTATGAGATCTGGAAAAATCTGGACGAGGACGTCATCCGTCTCTCCTCCCTCACCGGCATGGGCGAGCTGATGAAGCACGGCTGCACCACCTGCTTCGACCACCACTATGTGTTCCCCACCCACGCCGGAGACCTGATCGGCGCCCAGTTTGCCGCCGCCGACACGCTGGGTATCCGGATGTATGCCTCCCGTGGCAGCATGGATCTCAGCGTCAAGGACGGCGGCCTACCGCCGGACAGCGTAGTGCAGACGGTGGATGAGATCATGACGGACTCCGCCCGGCTCATCGAGAAGTACCACGACACCTCCTACGGAGCCATGCACCGCATCGCTCTGGCTCCCTGCTCTCCCTTCTCCGTGTCGGCGGAGCTGCTGCGCCAGAGCGCCATTCTGGCCCGCCAATACGGCGTGCGGCTGCACACCCACCTGTGTGAGACCAAGGACGAGGAGAACTTCATGCTCCAGAGGGAGGGCATCCGCCCTCTGGAGTACATGGAGCGTTTGGGCTGGACGGGCAGCGACGTGTGGTTCGCCCACGGCATTCACTTCAACGACGAGGAGCTGCGGGTGCTGGCCAAAACCGGCACCGGCGTGGCCCACTGCCCCATCAGCAACATGAAGCTCTCCTCCGGCATCGCCCGGATCCCGGAGATGCTGGAGCTGGGCGTTCCCGTGGGACTGGCCGTGGACGGCAGCGCCTCCAACGACGGCTCCAGCCTTATGGAGGAGCTGCGGGTGGCCTTCCTGCTCCACCGCCTGAACGCCAGCCGCCGGGCCCCCACCGGCTACGACGTGCTGAAAATGGCCACCCGTGGCAGCGCCCGGCTGCTGGGCCGGGACGATATCGGCCAGCTGGCGGTGGGCAAGTGCGCCGACCTCTTTATGATCGACAGCCGCCGTCTGGAGCTGGTGGGTTCCTGCTTCGACCCCAAGTCTGTGCTGGGTACCGTAGGCGTCCGGGGCCCGGTGGACTACACCGTGGTTCATGGCCGTGTCACCGTGGCCCAGGGCCATCTCATGACGGTGGACGAGGAGCGCCTGGCACAGGATGCCGAGACCTGCTGCCGCCAATATCTGGCCCGCTGAAACAAGATCAGCACCCACCCGCCAAGCGGGTGGGTGCTGATCCTTTCATTTTTCTGCTCTTTCGCAGCCTCTTACGCAAACCTGCCCCGGTATTTCCGCATACTCTCGGAAAACAGTTCGGCGCTGGTGGGCGGCGTGTAGGTGATGGCATTGGCCCCAGCCTCGATGGTGGCCCGGATGGTGTCATCCGTCGGCCCGCCGGTGGCAATGATAGGCACCTCCGGGAACTGCTCCCGGATATGGGCCACGATCTCCGGCGTCCGGGCCGCCCCGGATACGTTGAGGAAATCCACCCCCGCCGCCAGCTTCCCGGCCACGTCCGCCTGCTCCGACACCACCGTGTACACCAGCGGGATCTCCACCGTCTCTTTGATGGCCCGGATGGCCTCCTCGGTGATGAAGGTGTTGCACACCAGCCCAAAGGCCCCCTGATGCTCGGCATAGGCGGCGATGCTGGCCGACCTCTGCCCATTGGTGAGGCCACCCCCCACCCCGGCAAACACCGGCACCTCCGACACCGACAGAATGGCCTGTGTGATAGCCGGCTGGGGCGTAAAGGGATACACGGCGATGACGGCGTCGGCGTTGATGTTCTTGATAATGGCCACATCCGTGGAAAACACCAGCGACTTGATGCGCCGCCCGAAAATGCGGATGCCGCTGCACTCGCTGATGCAGCGGGGAACCTGAATGCTGTGCTTGCGCAGCTCCCCCTCATAAACCGGTACAAACTTCTTCACCGTCATCCCTCCATGTCTTGTATTATTAGACACATTGTAGCATATCTCCCCGTCTCTGTAAATATTTCCCAAGTTATTCGTCAGATTTTTACGTTTTGTTCATTTTTGTAAAGTCCCTTAACAGGATGCAGCTTATAAGGGATACGTCCCCCTGCCGATCACTTGCGATCGAAGTTCGTGTGTGCTATACTGAATATCCATTCGGCAAATCGGCGTCTGTGGAAGTAATTACGCTTGCTTTATATGAGCCCAAATATGAGGACTTTTGGTTTCGGCAAATGATGCTGGCCGATGAAGATACCATGTCCTACCATCGTGCATAGGGTGGGACAATTCCCTGGCCGGAAGATAAATCCCCGTCTATCGGTTTGACCTGCTCCCTTTTGTCCATTGTTTTCTCCTTGGCCGCAATTTCCTTTGCTCCGGAAAACGTCAAATATCATCTTAGGAGGCCGTCATGAATCTCTCCATCGTGCAGGGTGATATCACCCAATTCCACGCTGATGCTATCGTCAATGCCGCCAACACCTCCCTGCTGGGCGGCGCCGGGGTAGACGGTGCCATCCACCGGGCCGCCGGGCCGGGTCTCATGGCCGAGTGCAAAACGCTGAACGGCTGCCCCACCGGCGAGGCCCGCATCACCGGTGGCTATGACCTGCCCTGCCGGTACGTGATCCACACCCCCGGCCCCATCTGGCGGGGCGGCGGCCACGGCGAGGCCGCCCAACTGGCCTCCTGCTACCGCAGCTGCCTGACGCTGGCACTGGAGAACGGCTGCCGCACGGTGGCCTTCCCTTCCATCAGCACCGGTGTCTACCACTATCCGCTGATGCAGGCGGCTCATGTGGCCCTGAAGGCCATCACGGACTTCCTGCGCCTTCATCCGCAGCTGTCCGTCACCATGGTCTGCCACTCCCCCCAGGCCCTCCACGCCTATCAGGTGGTGTGGAATATGCTCTATCAGGAGACGAAGCCCCATGAGGACTGACCCGCAAAGCCCCATAGCGTGCGCTGCCCGTAAGCAGCACACCCTCCCGAAGCAAAAGCGCCGCCCCACCGGGCGGCGCTTTCGTCTATCGCACTCTTCAGATCTTGATAAGCTCATACGCTCTGGTGCCGATGCCGATCTTCTCGGCGTGCTCCAGACAGCTCATCCAATCCGTCTCCGGATGGATGCGATGGAAGTGGTCGTGGTCATGGACGTCACCGCCGTCGGCCGCAGAACCCCGCATCACCGGCTGAGCGTTGACGGCATCCACACAGGCCATATCCAGTGCCACCGGGTCGAAGGAGGCGAACATTCCCACATTGGGAACAATGGCGGCGTCGTTCTCGGCGTGACAGTCGCAGTTGGGCGACACGTCGATGACCAGTGAGATATGGAAGCAGGGCCGCCCGTCCACCACCGCCTTGGAGTACTCTGCGATCTTTCGGTTCAGATTCGTCACCGTCTCATCCCAGTCGATCTGGATGGCGTTCCGGGGACAGATGGCGATGCAGCGGCCGCAGCCCACGCAGCGGCTGTGATCGATGTTGGCCTTTCTCTCCGCAACGGACAGAGCGCTGTGGGCGCAGATCCTGGTACACATCCCGCAGCCCACGCAGTGTTCATGGTTCACATGGGGCTTTCCGGCGTTGTGCTGCTCCATCTTCCCGGCCCGGCTGCCGCAGCCCATGCCGATGTTCTTCAGCGCCCCGCCGAAGCCCGCCTCCTCATGGCCCTTGAAGTGGGTCAGGGAGATGAACACGTCGGCATCCATGACGGCCCGACCGATCTTGGCCTCCTTCACCAGCCGGCCGCCCACCACCGGCACAGCCACCTCGTCGCTGCCCTTGATGCCGTCTGCGATGATGACCTGACATCCCGTGGTCATGGGATTGAAGCCGTTGAGACACGCCGTATCCAGATGATCCAGCCCGTTCTTCCGTCCCCCTACATACAGGGTGTTGCAGTCGGTGAGGAAGGGCTTGCCACCCCGCTCTTTCACGAAATCTGCCACCGTCTTGGCCCAGTTGGGCCGCAAGAAGGCCAGATTGCCCGGTTCACCAAAGTGCATTTTGATGGCCACGAACTTCCGGTCGAAGTCGATTTCGCCCATCCCGGCGGTTTTCATGAGGCGGGTCAGCTTCTGCTGGAGATTCTCGTGGAAATCCGCCCGCAGATCCGCCCAATAAACTTTTGATGCCATAGGGATCCCCCGCTTTCTGTAAATTGATGCGTTCAGTCTACCACATTTCCCGAAAATGTGGTAGACTGAAAATATCCCCAAGGAGGTGTTTTTTCATGCGTCTCTTGACCCACACCGTTACCCCGCAGGAGGCCGGCCTGCCGGTACGAACCCTGCTGCGCCGGCAGCTCCGTATCTCCGGCAGCTTTCTGGCCAAGCTGAAATGGCGGCCCGGCGCCATCACCCTGAACGGTATCCCCGTCATCGTCTCCACCCGCACAGAGGCCGGCGACGTGCTGGCGGCGGACGTCTCCGACCTGCCGGGAGAAAACCCCCACATCCGCCCCGTGGCCTATCCGCTGGATATTCTGTGGGAGGACGAGGATCTTCTCCTGCTGAATAAGCCCGCCGGCATCGCCATCCATCCCTCCGCCCTGACGGAGGAGACCGTCACCGTAGCCGGTGCCGTGTGCCACTATCTCCGCACCGACAGCTTCCACTGCGTCAACCGTCTGGACCGTGGCACCACCGGCGTCATGGCCGTGGCCAAGACCGGCTACATCCACCGCCTGTGCATGGAGTCGCTGCACACCGATTCCTTCCTCCGGGAGTACCGGGGCATCTGTCTGGGTACGCCCCAGCCCTCCTCCGGTGCCATCGATCTGCCCATCAGCCGGGACCCCGGCTCTCTGCTCCGCCGCACCGTGGACCCTATGGGACTCCCCGCCCGAACCCTCTACGAAACGCTGCTGCCGGGGGAGCTGTCTCTGCTGCAGCTGCTGCCCCAGACGGGCCGCACCCACCAGCTGCGGCTCCACCTCTCCGCTGTGGGCCACCCGCTGGCCGGGGACTGGCTCTACGGCACCGAGGCCCCCACCCTCATCCCCCGTCCGGCGCTGCACTCCTACCGTCTCCGGCTCCTGCACCCCGTGACCCGCCGCTGGCTGGATGTCACCGCCCCGCTGCCGGAGGATATGCGCCGCCTGCTCCCGCCGGACTGCGATCCCGCATAAAAAGCTGCCCCGCCTGCATCGCAGGCGGGGCAGCTTTTTCCCATCAGCCGTCCGCAGACGGCCCTTATTCCATCATCTGCCGCGCAAAGCACCGGGCCTTCTCCCGGATCCCCGGCAGGCGCACCAGACTCCCCCGCTCATTGGCTGTCTCCAGCAGGCAGAACCGTGGCGGCAGATAGAAGGCCTTATTCATGTTCAGCGCCGAGATCAGTTGCCGGGCCAGCAGATCGCCGCCGGAGTAGCCGGACACCACCAGTCCGTAAAGCCGCTTGTCATAGAACCGGGTCTGGCGGAACAAGGCCGTCAGACGGTTGACGCAGGCGGTGAGATTGGCGGAGAGGGCATCGTTATAGTTGGCGCAGACCATCACCAGCGTGTCGCAGGAGCGCACCGCCGGATACACCTCCTCCACCATCGGCCCGCCATAGAAGCACCCGCCCTGCTCCCCGAAGTGCATACAGGCGGTGTAGCTGCATCCGTTGCAGTCGGCCATGGTCCCGTTCCGCAGGCAGATCTCCTGCACCTGCACCTCCGGCGGCAGGGATCGGCGCACCATCTCCCACAGCGCCAGCGTGTTGGAGGTGCTGCGCTGGGAGGCGTGCAGCGCCAGCACCCGCCCCACGGGGGCAGGCCCCTCCCACGCCGTCAGCCGCTCCAGCAGCTCCGATACGGCGGCCCGGAAGGCCGTCTCCTCATCGGTGCCGCCGATCTGGGCCTGCACCCGGAAGTTCCGCAGGGAACCGGTGGCCTCCACCAGCGGGCGTCCCAGAAAGGCGCAGCCCGCCTGATTGGCGGCGAACACCAGATCACGGGCGGCGTCCTTGGTGTATAGCTCTCCCCGCCCCGTCACCACCAGCCCCGCTACGCAGCCCTCCAGCAGCGTCCGGCTCCTCCGCAGGGTCATCAGCATCCGATACCCGCTCTCGCTGCATCCGCTCTCGTCCAGTGCCAGAGCAAACAGCAGCCGCTGTCCGGCCAGCCCCTCCAGCCCCGCATCCGGGTCACGGATCTGGCTGTCCGGCGGCAGCAGCGGTGTCAGCAGCGCCAACAGCTCCCGGCTGTATGGATTCTCCGGCAGCAGCACCGTCAGTGCCATCCCGCTCCCTCCTTCTTCATCGGATCGCCCGCAGGCGCTCCATGGTATCTCTCAAACGCTCCTGCAAGGCCTCCGGCAGGGGCAGCCGCTCCGGCTCCGTCCCCGTGGGGAGCAGCCGGTTTCTGGCCCCCATAAACACCCCATCCAGATAGGTGGACGAGCAGTGCCACTGCCCCCGCAGACAGGCCAGCAGGCTCAGCGCCCCGGAGCTGAGGGCCGGGGCCACATAGGGCTTGAAGCCCAGCCGCCGCATCTCCAGATTGGCTGAGACCACCCGCTCCGTCAGCTCACGGGACAGTGCGTCGTCGTAGTGCTCTATGGAGTTGGCCACCACCAGATCGGCCCCGTGTGGGCCGTAGGTGCGCCCCTCCGTCAAAAAGGCGGCAAACCGTGGCTCCTTCTGGGCATAGTACATGGCTCTGGCCTGCATGACCCCCAGTCCGAAGCCCCGCACCTGATGGGAAAACAGCCCTCCGCCGTCCCACCGGCCCGTCTCGTCCCGGTTGCTCTCCTCCAGCACCGCCCGGCACAGGGGATCCACCG
The genomic region above belongs to Vescimonas coprocola and contains:
- a CDS encoding beta/alpha barrel domain-containing protein, with product MTVKKFVPVYEGELRKHSIQVPRCISECSGIRIFGRRIKSLVFSTDVAIIKNINADAVIAVYPFTPQPAITQAILSVSEVPVFAGVGGGLTNGQRSASIAAYAEHQGAFGLVCNTFITEEAIRAIKETVEIPLVYTVVSEQADVAGKLAAGVDFLNVSGAARTPEIVAHIREQFPEVPIIATGGPTDDTIRATIEAGANAITYTPPTSAELFSESMRKYRGRFA
- a CDS encoding DUF362 domain-containing protein; the protein is MASKVYWADLRADFHENLQQKLTRLMKTAGMGEIDFDRKFVAIKMHFGEPGNLAFLRPNWAKTVADFVKERGGKPFLTDCNTLYVGGRKNGLDHLDTACLNGFNPMTTGCQVIIADGIKGSDEVAVPVVGGRLVKEAKIGRAVMDADVFISLTHFKGHEEAGFGGALKNIGMGCGSRAGKMEQHNAGKPHVNHEHCVGCGMCTRICAHSALSVAERKANIDHSRCVGCGRCIAICPRNAIQIDWDETVTNLNRKIAEYSKAVVDGRPCFHISLVIDVSPNCDCHAENDAAIVPNVGMFASFDPVALDMACVDAVNAQPVMRGSAADGGDVHDHDHFHRIHPETDWMSCLEHAEKIGIGTRAYELIKI
- a CDS encoding NAD(P)H-dependent oxidoreductase, encoding MALTVLLPENPYSRELLALLTPLLPPDSQIRDPDAGLEGLAGQRLLFALALDESGCSESGYRMLMTLRRSRTLLEGCVAGLVVTGRGELYTKDAARDLVFAANQAGCAFLGRPLVEATGSLRNFRVQAQIGGTDEETAFRAAVSELLERLTAWEGPAPVGRVLALHASQRSTSNTLALWEMVRRSLPPEVQVQEICLRNGTMADCNGCSYTACMHFGEQGGCFYGGPMVEEVYPAVRSCDTLVMVCANYNDALSANLTACVNRLTALFRQTRFYDKRLYGLVVSGYSGGDLLARQLISALNMNKAFYLPPRFCLLETANERGSLVRLPGIREKARCFARQMME
- a CDS encoding ABC transporter permease, which encodes MLNTVNLFIALVVAAITYGTPLLFGTLGEVLTEKSGSLNLGVEGIMFMGGAIGLGGVFYYEKAVESPSAFLAVLIGLLCAFIAGGIASLIFSFLTITLRANQNVTGLALTIFGTGVGQYIGEIMRIREGGFVAVGNDLKAVFISSPFPQAMQDIPYVGKILFGNSIFFYLGVVLAIVMHLFLNKSRTGLQLRSVGESPATADAAGINVSRYRYLGAIIGGGISAVGGMVYITTIAGCVWNHEGLSGVGWLAVALVIFCLWRPLSAIWGSVLFGALMILYLRLTIPFIPTQLYKILPYVVTLVVLIIVSLRKKREDQPPTSLGLNYFREDR
- a CDS encoding ABC transporter permease encodes the protein MNNSMKTPLIRLAKREGMDKRTVWAIRVGSILLALLLGALVIAISGVNPFKAYGTIITGALGKKTAIRQTVKIAVPLLGCALAIAPCFKMRFWNIGAEGQITAGAIAASYFALYWVGKVPSAVLLLIMGAAGAVAGGIWALIPAFFKARWNTNETLFTLMMNYIIIGVVRWLQGGPWEGRPGSQIIPMFDQSAWLPEVFGVHCGWIIVLVLVVVMHLYMNYTKHGYEIAVIGDSLNTARYAGMNVGHVMMRTMFLSGAISGLVGFIVASGANNTLYDGVANGVGFTSITVAWLSQLNAFAMIVISALLAILEKGAETLQTAMQVPTSISDIVTGILLFCMLGCEFFINYRMIFRRKQAEAPAAPAAAESDQTESKEDASC
- a CDS encoding 8-oxoguanine deaminase, with amino-acid sequence MASLLIRSIRYLVTCDDKDQLLEDVDLYCEDGFIRQIGPHLDITADRTIDASHMLCYPGLVNTHHHLYQVFSRNLPQVQNMELFDWLKTLYEIWKNLDEDVIRLSSLTGMGELMKHGCTTCFDHHYVFPTHAGDLIGAQFAAADTLGIRMYASRGSMDLSVKDGGLPPDSVVQTVDEIMTDSARLIEKYHDTSYGAMHRIALAPCSPFSVSAELLRQSAILARQYGVRLHTHLCETKDEENFMLQREGIRPLEYMERLGWTGSDVWFAHGIHFNDEELRVLAKTGTGVAHCPISNMKLSSGIARIPEMLELGVPVGLAVDGSASNDGSSLMEELRVAFLLHRLNASRRAPTGYDVLKMATRGSARLLGRDDIGQLAVGKCADLFMIDSRRLELVGSCFDPKSVLGTVGVRGPVDYTVVHGRVTVAQGHLMTVDEERLAQDAETCCRQYLAR
- a CDS encoding RluA family pseudouridine synthase, whose amino-acid sequence is MRLLTHTVTPQEAGLPVRTLLRRQLRISGSFLAKLKWRPGAITLNGIPVIVSTRTEAGDVLAADVSDLPGENPHIRPVAYPLDILWEDEDLLLLNKPAGIAIHPSALTEETVTVAGAVCHYLRTDSFHCVNRLDRGTTGVMAVAKTGYIHRLCMESLHTDSFLREYRGICLGTPQPSSGAIDLPISRDPGSLLRRTVDPMGLPARTLYETLLPGELSLLQLLPQTGRTHQLRLHLSAVGHPLAGDWLYGTEAPTLIPRPALHSYRLRLLHPVTRRWLDVTAPLPEDMRRLLPPDCDPA
- a CDS encoding O-acetyl-ADP-ribose deacetylase; this translates as MNLSIVQGDITQFHADAIVNAANTSLLGGAGVDGAIHRAAGPGLMAECKTLNGCPTGEARITGGYDLPCRYVIHTPGPIWRGGGHGEAAQLASCYRSCLTLALENGCRTVAFPSISTGVYHYPLMQAAHVALKAITDFLRLHPQLSVTMVCHSPQALHAYQVVWNMLYQETKPHED